CAGGCGTGGAGCTTGTTCGACTGAGCCAGACGGCGTCGCCTCCTTCCGGCTCAACCGAGGGGATGGCGGGCAGTCGGCCAAATGCGTCGCCCGACGCGCGCGAGGGTCTGCCCAAAGCATGATCGACGCCTCCGCCGTACCTGAAGACCCGCTCGACACGCCGCCTCTCCTCCCCCAAGACACTGTTCCGGCGACCCCTTTCGATGATCTAGCTCCGGGCCTTGCAGCGCTGGGTTTCCAGCAAGCCGCCTGGCGCGGCGAAATGATGAGCCGGCCGCGGCCGGGTCCCGGCTTGCGCCTCGTCACCCGAGGGACCGCGTGTTTGACCCACACGGAATCCGGACTCTGCACGGCCATGATTAGCGAGGGATTCGCTATCGGCTCCTCCACCGGCGTTTGGTTGACGGACGGGGCCTACACCGACGTGCCATTCGATCAGTTGTGCGACGCCTACGGATCGGCGGCGGCTCTGGCGGTCTGGATACGAGCGGCGGATCTCGCGCGCTCCGCGGTCGAGACCGAACTGACGTGTTTCGTCCATCACACCGCCCCCCGGAGGTTTGCGCGATGGTTTCTTCCGCTGGCGGGAACTGGCGAAGCGATCCATCTGACCCAGGTGGAACTCGCGCGATTGGGCGGCCTGCAGCGCACGAGCGCCTGCGCGGCCATGGCGATCCTGCAGGCGGCGGGCGCCCTCAAGGTCATGCGCGGCCGGTTCGTCATCCAAGACCCCGACGCCCTCGCGCTCGCCGCGTGTGATTGCTGTACGCGCTTCGCCAGCCCTGATGGCCGAGGCGGCCCTGGTCAGATGAAGGGATCGGCGGAGCTGATCGCCGGCCCGGGATTCGTCGCGCCTTGAGGGAGGCATCCAGCCGCCTTCCGCGATTGCGCCTTTTATGAACCGATCGGGGTCAGTTGCTTTCAGACCCTGCACCACACACAGGACGACCGATGCCCCGCTATTTTTTCGATACGCAAGACGGGCGTTGCGTTCGGGATCCGGAGGGCGCCGAACTGCCCGACGCTCAGGCCGCCAAACGGGAAGGTCTGTCGATCCTGGGCGAAATCCTCCGCTATCAGGGCGAGGAATTCTGGAAGACGGCGCATTTCAGCGTCATTGTCACGAACGCTGCGGGGGAGCGGATCGTGACCCTGACCGCCAATGCGATCGAAGACATCGATGACCGAACCATCGGAGCCCCCCATGAGCCTGCTGACTGAGAAACTGGAGCGTCGGGACGTTCTGACCGACCTCGAAAAAGCAGCCATCTCCGATCTGCTGGATCCACCGCGCGAGGTGAAGGCGCTGTCGGATATCGTGGCTGAGCATTCGCGACCCGACCATAGCACCCTGCTTTTGGGCGGGTTCGCCGGCCGGTATGTGACCCTCGCCGACGGCCGCCGCCAAATCACGCAGATCAGCGTCGCCGGCGATTTCGTCGACCTGCACAGCCTGCTCATGAAACAGATGGATCATGGAGTTGTGGCCCTCACCGACGTCACCGTGGCGAACGCATCCCACCGCGGGCTGCGCGCCATCACGGAACGTCACCCCCACCTGACGCGTGTGTTGTGGCTGGACACCATCGTCGACGCGGCAATCCATCGGCAGTGGATCGCCGCCATGGGCCGACGCACCGGTCTGGCCCAGCTCGCCCACCTGCTCGCCGAGCTTTGCCTTCGACTGGAGGTCGTCGGTCTTGCGCGCGAACGCACCTTTGAACTT
The genomic region above belongs to Brevundimonas goettingensis and contains:
- a CDS encoding Crp/Fnr family transcriptional regulator gives rise to the protein MIDASAVPEDPLDTPPLLPQDTVPATPFDDLAPGLAALGFQQAAWRGEMMSRPRPGPGLRLVTRGTACLTHTESGLCTAMISEGFAIGSSTGVWLTDGAYTDVPFDQLCDAYGSAAALAVWIRAADLARSAVETELTCFVHHTAPRRFARWFLPLAGTGEAIHLTQVELARLGGLQRTSACAAMAILQAAGALKVMRGRFVIQDPDALALAACDCCTRFASPDGRGGPGQMKGSAELIAGPGFVAP
- a CDS encoding DUF6894 family protein is translated as MPRYFFDTQDGRCVRDPEGAELPDAQAAKREGLSILGEILRYQGEEFWKTAHFSVIVTNAAGERIVTLTANAIEDIDDRTIGAPHEPAD
- a CDS encoding Crp/Fnr family transcriptional regulator, with amino-acid sequence MSLLTEKLERRDVLTDLEKAAISDLLDPPREVKALSDIVAEHSRPDHSTLLLGGFAGRYVTLADGRRQITQISVAGDFVDLHSLLMKQMDHGVVALTDVTVANASHRGLRAITERHPHLTRVLWLDTIVDAAIHRQWIAAMGRRTGLAQLAHLLAELCLRLEVVGLARERTFELPLSQAVLGDALGLSAVHVSRLVGDLRESGLVQWVHPTVKILDWDGLVRIAEFDPTYLRLHSEPV